From Saccharothrix espanaensis DSM 44229, the proteins below share one genomic window:
- a CDS encoding N-formylglutamate amidohydrolase — protein MSAPVLIPRGTRFTAEDITFYADRDRRPLAEALAAADLVVSCPHAGAAIPAELAGFLSPALTRRLQYDFTDCSTAPVVRRWAELDPRVVAVQNPHPRLVRDPNRARPDDLAAGLREAFERVRAAGPGARVDLSGCDAVRPVTFSFMPVFVGSPDELADALAEVAAVGVDVYERTRDDLVARAGRGVTFLSFHDTMNHTTRPDGAVDVPRPEADRLPPVVALSNRGDAHGERRGDNPVTMRPDLLRALADAHRVGFAAEPGDVALNQPYLGSNEIIHTGARFPGVEAVQAEFRREYLLGPAGAAHLMSPGTDWPDPDPARVTELALACKASWDHYRENSSPEVRAARA, from the coding sequence ATGTCCGCCCCGGTGCTCATCCCGCGCGGGACCCGCTTCACCGCCGAGGACATCACCTTCTACGCCGACCGGGACCGGCGCCCGCTGGCCGAGGCGCTGGCCGCCGCCGACCTGGTGGTGAGCTGCCCGCACGCCGGCGCGGCGATCCCGGCGGAACTGGCGGGGTTCCTGTCGCCGGCGCTGACCCGGCGGCTCCAGTACGACTTCACCGACTGCTCGACCGCGCCCGTCGTGCGGCGGTGGGCCGAGCTGGACCCCCGGGTCGTCGCCGTGCAGAACCCGCACCCCCGGCTGGTCCGGGACCCGAACCGGGCCCGGCCGGACGACCTGGCGGCGGGCCTGCGGGAGGCGTTCGAGCGGGTCCGGGCCGCCGGGCCGGGCGCGCGCGTCGACCTGTCCGGCTGCGACGCGGTGCGCCCGGTGACGTTCTCGTTCATGCCGGTCTTCGTCGGCAGCCCCGACGAGCTGGCGGACGCGCTGGCCGAGGTCGCGGCGGTCGGCGTCGACGTCTACGAGCGCACCCGGGACGACCTGGTCGCCCGCGCCGGGCGCGGCGTGACGTTCCTGTCGTTCCACGACACCATGAACCACACGACCAGGCCGGACGGCGCGGTGGACGTGCCGCGCCCGGAAGCCGACCGCCTGCCGCCGGTCGTCGCCCTGTCCAACCGGGGCGACGCGCACGGCGAGCGGCGGGGCGACAACCCGGTCACCATGCGCCCGGACCTGCTGCGCGCGCTGGCCGACGCGCACCGGGTCGGGTTCGCGGCCGAGCCGGGCGACGTGGCGCTCAACCAGCCCTACCTGGGCAGCAACGAGATCATCCACACCGGCGCGCGGTTCCCGGGCGTCGAGGCGGTGCAGGCGGAGTTCCGCCGCGAGTACCTGCTGGGCCCGGCCGGTGCCGCACACCTGATGTCGCCCGGCACCGACTGGCCGGACCCCGACCCGGCGCGGGTGACCGAACTCGCCCTGGCGTGCAAGGCGAGCTGGGACCACTACCGCGAGAACAGCTCGCCGGAGGTCAGGGCCGCGAGGGCGTGA
- a CDS encoding DNA glycosylase AlkZ-like family protein has protein sequence MASNWSTAAALAHRLRRNHLAQPSAAGPATVTGDVCAFQAQAPLAAELGLAVRSTRLGRDAFHALVADGTLVRTYAMRGTAHLLAAQDLGLYLAAVRKATPTTASDAERRLLDAATEALADGPLPRADLVARLKRLSGTAEVDETLAEFTVLAAHAGVLAFGPHQDGKETFVRVTPDEVDEDAALHEVVRRYVRNYGPVAPRDLSRWLGVTIPAAHELLHAQDVVDVLNGSHVLAEDADTRPEPVTGAWLLPRYDAWVLGSGQRETIVPDEVKPLLRRHHTGRAEGASGVQVVLVDGVVHGTWRGTLTHRTLSVELDLLTTLAHAHRDSLDRAARRLAAHHGAELRLSVV, from the coding sequence ATGGCATCGAACTGGAGCACGGCGGCAGCCCTGGCACACCGGCTCCGCCGCAACCACCTCGCCCAGCCGTCCGCGGCCGGGCCCGCCACCGTGACCGGCGACGTGTGCGCGTTCCAGGCGCAGGCCCCGCTGGCCGCGGAACTGGGGCTGGCCGTGCGGTCGACCCGCCTGGGCCGGGACGCGTTCCACGCGCTCGTCGCCGACGGCACGCTCGTGCGCACGTACGCCATGCGCGGCACCGCGCACCTGCTGGCCGCCCAGGACCTGGGCCTCTACCTGGCCGCCGTGCGCAAGGCCACCCCGACGACGGCGTCCGACGCCGAGCGCAGGCTGCTCGACGCCGCCACCGAAGCGCTCGCCGACGGGCCGCTGCCCCGCGCCGACCTGGTGGCCCGGCTCAAGCGGCTCAGCGGCACCGCCGAGGTGGACGAGACGCTCGCCGAGTTCACGGTCCTGGCCGCGCACGCGGGCGTGCTCGCCTTCGGCCCGCACCAGGACGGCAAGGAGACCTTCGTCCGGGTGACCCCCGATGAGGTGGACGAGGACGCGGCGCTGCACGAGGTCGTGCGCCGGTACGTGCGCAACTACGGCCCGGTGGCGCCGCGCGACCTCTCCCGCTGGCTCGGCGTCACGATCCCCGCCGCGCACGAACTGCTGCACGCGCAGGACGTGGTGGACGTGCTCAACGGCTCGCACGTGCTGGCCGAGGACGCCGACACCCGGCCGGAACCGGTCACCGGGGCGTGGCTGCTGCCCCGCTACGACGCCTGGGTGCTGGGTTCGGGCCAGCGCGAGACGATCGTGCCGGACGAGGTGAAACCACTGCTGCGCCGGCACCACACCGGGCGGGCCGAGGGCGCGTCGGGCGTGCAGGTGGTGCTGGTCGACGGCGTCGTGCACGGCACCTGGCGCGGCACCCTGACCCACCGGACGCTGTCGGTCGAACTCGACCTGCTGACCACCCTCGCGCACGCCCACCGCGACTCGCTGGACCGCGCCGCCCGCCGGCTCGCCGCCCACCACGGCGCGGAGCTGCGGCTCTCCGTCGTCTGA
- a CDS encoding serine hydrolase domain-containing protein gives MTDLHGVLEPHVSSGALPGAVALVARGDRVEFAAVGALDVAGTAPMTRESIFRFASITKPITAAALLALVDDGRVGLHDPIGRWLPELAAPAVVRTPASELDDVVPLARPITVFDLLTSQAGHGFASDFSLPAVRRLFAVQKDGREPQAFPATDEWLAELSEVPLLYQPGESWLYDTSSAVQGALIARASGRSLPEFLAERVFAPLGMTDTGFVVPQADRGRCTTFYKAEDGVLRPADGPDGQWSTPPAFPLGSGGLVGTADDWFAFARVLLAGGVADGRRVLSAEAVRLMTTDHTTPAHREIGALFLEGQGWGMGGSVDIAVTDPWTVPGRYGWVGGTGTSAHVVPATGTVAILLTQVGADSPVAPEWMRDFWRYAA, from the coding sequence ATGACCGACTTGCACGGTGTCCTGGAACCGCACGTCTCCTCGGGCGCGCTACCCGGCGCGGTGGCGTTGGTCGCCCGGGGCGACCGGGTCGAGTTCGCCGCGGTGGGCGCGCTCGACGTGGCGGGCACGGCACCGATGACCCGCGAATCCATCTTCCGGTTCGCGTCGATCACCAAGCCGATCACCGCCGCCGCCCTGCTCGCGCTCGTCGACGACGGCCGGGTCGGCCTGCACGACCCGATCGGCCGGTGGCTGCCGGAACTCGCCGCGCCCGCCGTGGTGCGCACGCCGGCGTCCGAGTTGGACGACGTGGTGCCGCTCGCTCGGCCGATCACGGTGTTCGACCTGCTCACCTCCCAGGCCGGCCACGGGTTCGCCTCGGACTTCTCGCTGCCCGCCGTGCGCCGGCTGTTCGCGGTGCAGAAGGACGGCCGCGAACCGCAGGCGTTCCCGGCGACCGACGAGTGGCTCGCCGAGCTGTCCGAGGTGCCGCTGCTCTACCAGCCGGGCGAGTCCTGGCTCTACGACACGTCCTCGGCCGTGCAGGGCGCGCTGATCGCCAGGGCGTCCGGTCGGTCGCTGCCCGAGTTCCTCGCCGAACGGGTGTTCGCGCCCCTCGGGATGACCGACACCGGGTTCGTGGTCCCGCAGGCCGACCGCGGCCGGTGCACCACGTTCTACAAGGCGGAGGACGGCGTCCTGCGCCCGGCCGACGGCCCGGACGGGCAGTGGAGCACGCCGCCCGCGTTCCCGCTGGGCTCCGGCGGCCTGGTCGGCACCGCGGACGACTGGTTCGCCTTCGCCCGGGTGCTGCTCGCCGGCGGGGTCGCCGACGGCCGTCGGGTGCTGTCCGCCGAGGCCGTCCGGCTGATGACCACCGACCACACCACGCCGGCGCACCGGGAGATCGGCGCGCTGTTCCTGGAGGGCCAGGGGTGGGGGATGGGCGGCTCGGTCGACATCGCTGTGACCGACCCGTGGACCGTGCCGGGCCGCTACGGCTGGGTCGGCGGCACCGGGACGTCCGCGCACGTCGTGCCGGCCACCGGGACCGTCGCCATCCTGCTGACCCAGGTCGGCGCGGACAGCCCGGTCGCACCGGAGTGGATGCGGGACTTCTGGCGGTACGCCGCCTGA
- a CDS encoding anaerobic C4-dicarboxylate transporter — MDALIISLELLVVLGAIVMGTRSSGVALGLWGGLGVGVLVFVFREPAGTPPVDALLIVLAVVLAASMMQVAGGIDWMVRIAARVISRYPRQITLIAPLVTFLFSVGAGTSNILYPLLPVISDVAYRNGERPSRPLSLSVVATGVALACSPVSAAMAAMVTLTDVDPYRFELIDIVKVTLPAAVLGIVASFFVVRRLGKDVADDPEIQARVASGELPPASPGSTRGLPEATPTGRAAALVFLSGVLVIVVLGLFKDLRPEDARGAELGMTPIIEMVMFAVGTVILVIARPKVADVPMASVFRAGMVSAIALFGLAWLTDTFISAHQALVVDTVGRWVDAAPWIFALGVFLVCVATTSQSTATRTIVPIGLAAGLAPGMLAGMWGGAFAGIYVLPTNGSQIAAANFDQTGSTKLGSKLVDHSFFVPAVVLAVTTAVFGALIGLLIGG, encoded by the coding sequence ATGGATGCGCTGATCATCTCGCTCGAACTGCTCGTGGTGCTCGGGGCGATCGTGATGGGCACCCGGTCCAGCGGCGTGGCCCTCGGGCTGTGGGGCGGGCTCGGCGTCGGGGTGCTGGTGTTCGTGTTCCGGGAACCGGCCGGCACGCCCCCCGTGGACGCGCTGCTGATCGTGCTGGCCGTGGTGCTGGCCGCGTCGATGATGCAGGTCGCGGGCGGGATCGACTGGATGGTGCGGATCGCCGCCCGGGTGATCTCCCGCTACCCGAGGCAGATCACGCTGATCGCGCCGCTGGTGACGTTCCTGTTCTCGGTCGGCGCGGGCACCTCCAACATCCTCTACCCGCTGCTGCCGGTGATCAGCGACGTCGCCTACCGCAACGGCGAGCGCCCGTCGCGCCCGCTGTCGCTGTCGGTGGTGGCGACCGGTGTCGCGCTGGCGTGCAGCCCGGTCAGCGCGGCGATGGCCGCCATGGTGACGCTGACCGACGTGGACCCGTACCGGTTCGAGCTGATCGACATCGTCAAGGTGACGCTGCCCGCCGCCGTGCTCGGCATCGTGGCGTCGTTCTTCGTCGTGCGGCGGTTGGGCAAGGACGTCGCCGACGATCCGGAGATCCAGGCCAGGGTGGCTTCCGGCGAACTGCCGCCGGCCTCGCCCGGCTCGACCCGGGGCCTGCCCGAGGCGACCCCGACGGGACGGGCGGCGGCGCTGGTGTTCCTGTCCGGCGTGCTGGTGATCGTGGTGCTGGGGCTGTTCAAGGACCTGCGGCCGGAGGACGCGCGCGGGGCCGAACTGGGCATGACGCCGATCATCGAGATGGTGATGTTCGCCGTCGGCACGGTCATCCTGGTCATCGCCCGGCCCAAGGTGGCCGACGTGCCGATGGCCTCGGTGTTCCGCGCGGGCATGGTGTCGGCGATCGCGCTGTTCGGCCTGGCGTGGCTGACCGACACGTTCATCTCCGCCCACCAGGCGCTCGTGGTCGACACGGTCGGCCGGTGGGTGGACGCCGCGCCGTGGATCTTCGCGCTGGGCGTGTTCCTGGTGTGCGTGGCGACCACCAGCCAGTCCACCGCGACCCGGACCATCGTGCCGATCGGCCTGGCCGCCGGGCTCGCGCCGGGGATGCTCGCCGGCATGTGGGGCGGCGCGTTCGCGGGCATCTACGTGCTGCCCACCAACGGTTCGCAGATCGCCGCCGCGAACTTCGACCAGACCGGCAGCACCAAGCTGGGCAGCAAGCTGGTCGACCACTCGTTCTTCGTGCCGGCCGTGGTGCTGGCCGTGACCACGGCCGTGTTCGGTGCCCTGATCGGGCTGCTGATCGGGGGGTGA
- a CDS encoding amidohydrolase family protein, which yields MAAQDLSRRDLLVRTGQVAAVLGVAGTAGAVAAGEARAEPAAPGGRSVVVREGTNISVSSSPDGTWLATDLAAAIWVLPAAGGAARRLTGDLQDATLPTWSPDGRSLVFQSYRDGNFHLYRVDAAGGEPRQLTTGRHDHREPVFSPDGRRIAFTGDRGGHYGVWVLDVASGEVTAITGPPDEAAAPRWSPDGARIVFTANETAVDVVTVATGERVRVVTAPAGGRVYGASFGPDGTPSYTLVRGARADLVLGGRELTAGQDVFGFAATWTGGTALYTADGRIRRRAADGTVVDVPFEATLPVAARAEVRQRPDQAGSGDVRGIAGPVVSPDGARIAFRALNAVHLVSALGGRPRRLTDGAWFDSDPDFSPDGRSIVYSSDRTGVPALRLRDLVTGADRALPAGPGAQTAPRFAPDGDRIAYVDHDGAVWVLDVPAGTRRQVTPALFMPGRPTWSADGRVLALAAVKPFSRRFREGTSQVLTVDLVGGGLRYAEPMPFRSIATRGDDGPVWSPDGRHLAFVVESVAWVVPVDAAGRFLGDPRQVTDEVTDSPAWSGSDALVYLCNGKLRRVALSGGGPRTIRLDFTWRRPKAPDRTIVHVGAVWDGESDGLRHDVDVVVEQGRVREIRPHRASAGDRVVDARDQVAIPGLIDAHNHWHLRGRQWGARQGRAWLAYGITTTRSPGDPAYQMVETREALAAGTLVGPRFYGTGEAIDGSRVYYNFMRPTLSREQLDLELKRALELDYDMIKTYVRLPVELQREAVAAAHRSGLRLSSHYLYPAANIGMDGMEHVGATNRLGYSHTISRTGRAYQDVVELFAKSGMSVTPTLFQARALYADDKSLVDDERTRVLFPPWEYERYVADAAAAGTPASPWSKDVLAGWVDVLLRIQRAGGLVICGTDTPLDTIATATHQNLRALVAGGFTPLEALRTATRNPATWLGLTGRIGTLRPGAHADVAFVSGNPLADIRAAAAVRRVMVGGVLHEVSDLLDPYRAARVAAHAEPLPPLPSAAHDHTHWWHEPEWSAHVCCGEF from the coding sequence ATGGCAGCGCAGGATTTGTCACGACGGGATCTGCTCGTGCGCACCGGGCAGGTGGCGGCCGTGCTGGGGGTCGCGGGCACCGCCGGTGCAGTGGCCGCCGGGGAAGCGCGGGCCGAGCCGGCCGCGCCCGGTGGCCGGTCGGTGGTGGTGCGGGAGGGCACGAACATCTCCGTGTCGTCGTCACCGGACGGCACGTGGCTGGCCACCGACCTGGCGGCGGCGATCTGGGTGCTGCCGGCCGCCGGCGGCGCGGCGCGCAGGCTGACCGGGGACCTCCAGGACGCCACGCTGCCGACGTGGTCGCCGGACGGCCGGTCGCTGGTCTTCCAGTCCTACCGGGACGGCAACTTCCACCTGTACCGGGTCGACGCCGCCGGCGGCGAGCCCCGGCAGCTCACCACGGGCCGCCACGACCACCGGGAACCGGTGTTCTCGCCGGACGGCCGGCGGATCGCCTTCACCGGCGACCGGGGCGGGCACTACGGGGTCTGGGTGCTCGACGTCGCCTCCGGCGAGGTCACCGCGATCACCGGACCGCCCGACGAGGCCGCCGCGCCCCGGTGGTCGCCGGACGGCGCGCGGATCGTGTTCACCGCCAACGAGACGGCCGTCGACGTGGTCACGGTCGCGACCGGCGAACGGGTCCGCGTGGTCACCGCGCCGGCCGGCGGCCGGGTGTACGGCGCGAGCTTCGGCCCCGACGGCACCCCGTCGTACACGCTGGTCCGGGGCGCTCGGGCGGACCTGGTGCTGGGCGGGCGGGAACTGACCGCCGGGCAGGACGTGTTCGGGTTCGCCGCCACGTGGACCGGCGGCACCGCGCTCTACACGGCCGACGGCCGGATCCGCAGGCGGGCCGCGGACGGGACCGTCGTCGACGTCCCGTTCGAGGCCACCCTGCCGGTCGCCGCCCGCGCCGAGGTCCGGCAGCGGCCCGACCAGGCCGGTTCCGGGGACGTGCGGGGCATCGCCGGTCCGGTGGTGTCGCCGGACGGCGCGCGGATCGCGTTCCGCGCGCTCAACGCCGTGCACCTGGTGTCCGCGCTCGGCGGCCGGCCGCGCCGGCTCACCGACGGCGCGTGGTTCGACTCCGACCCGGACTTCTCGCCCGACGGCCGGTCGATCGTGTACTCCAGCGACCGGACCGGCGTGCCCGCGCTGCGCCTGCGCGACCTGGTCACCGGCGCGGACCGGGCGCTGCCCGCCGGGCCGGGCGCGCAGACCGCGCCCCGGTTCGCGCCGGACGGCGACCGGATCGCCTACGTCGACCACGACGGCGCGGTGTGGGTGCTCGACGTGCCCGCCGGGACCCGCCGGCAGGTCACCCCCGCGCTGTTCATGCCGGGCCGGCCGACCTGGTCGGCGGACGGCCGGGTGCTCGCGCTGGCCGCGGTGAAGCCGTTCTCCCGCCGGTTCCGCGAGGGCACCAGCCAGGTCCTCACCGTCGACCTGGTCGGCGGCGGGCTGCGCTACGCCGAACCGATGCCGTTCCGGTCGATCGCGACCCGCGGCGACGACGGTCCGGTGTGGTCGCCGGACGGCCGGCACCTGGCGTTCGTGGTGGAGAGCGTCGCCTGGGTGGTGCCCGTCGACGCGGCCGGCCGGTTCCTCGGCGACCCGCGCCAGGTCACCGACGAGGTGACCGACTCGCCCGCGTGGAGCGGTTCGGACGCGCTGGTCTACCTGTGCAACGGCAAGCTGCGCCGGGTCGCGCTGTCCGGCGGCGGGCCGCGCACGATCCGGCTGGACTTCACCTGGCGCCGGCCGAAAGCCCCGGACCGCACGATCGTGCACGTCGGCGCGGTGTGGGACGGCGAGTCCGACGGCCTGCGGCACGACGTGGACGTCGTGGTCGAGCAGGGCCGGGTGCGGGAGATCCGCCCGCACCGCGCGTCGGCGGGGGACCGGGTGGTCGACGCGCGCGACCAGGTCGCGATCCCCGGCCTGATCGACGCGCACAACCACTGGCACCTGCGCGGCCGGCAGTGGGGCGCGCGGCAGGGCCGGGCGTGGCTGGCCTACGGCATCACCACCACCCGGTCGCCGGGCGACCCGGCGTACCAGATGGTGGAGACCCGCGAGGCGCTCGCCGCCGGAACCCTGGTGGGGCCCCGGTTCTACGGCACCGGCGAGGCGATCGACGGCTCCCGGGTCTACTACAACTTCATGCGGCCCACGCTCTCGCGCGAGCAGCTCGACCTGGAGCTCAAGCGGGCGCTGGAACTCGACTACGACATGATCAAGACCTACGTACGGCTCCCGGTGGAACTCCAGCGGGAGGCCGTGGCGGCGGCGCACCGGAGCGGGCTGCGGCTCTCGTCGCACTACCTGTACCCGGCGGCGAACATCGGCATGGACGGCATGGAGCACGTCGGCGCGACCAACCGGCTGGGCTACTCGCACACGATCAGCCGCACCGGCCGCGCGTACCAGGACGTGGTGGAGCTGTTCGCGAAGTCCGGCATGTCGGTCACGCCGACCCTGTTCCAGGCCCGCGCGCTCTACGCCGACGACAAGTCCCTTGTGGACGATGAGCGCACCCGGGTGCTGTTCCCGCCGTGGGAGTACGAGCGGTACGTGGCTGACGCGGCGGCGGCCGGCACCCCGGCGTCCCCGTGGTCGAAGGACGTGCTGGCGGGCTGGGTGGACGTGCTGCTGCGGATCCAGCGCGCCGGCGGGTTGGTGATCTGCGGGACCGACACGCCGTTGGACACCATCGCCACCGCGACCCACCAGAACCTGCGGGCGCTGGTGGCGGGCGGGTTCACCCCGCTGGAGGCGCTGCGCACCGCGACCCGCAACCCGGCGACGTGGCTGGGGCTGACCGGGCGGATCGGCACCCTGCGGCCGGGCGCGCACGCGGACGTGGCGTTCGTCTCGGGCAACCCGCTCGCCGACATCCGGGCCGCCGCGGCGGTGCGCCGGGTGATGGTCGGGGGAGTGCTGCACGAGGTCTCGGACCTGCTCGACCCGTACCGCGCGGCACGGGTGGCCGCGCACGCCGAACCGTTGCCGCCCTTGCCCTCCGCCGCCCACGACCACACCCACTGGTGGCACGAGCCGGAGTGGTCCGCGCACGTGTGCTGCGGCGAGTTCTGA
- a CDS encoding LCP family protein — protein sequence MTGQEELIREAVAAEAAQAVDSRDVLAALHRGRARRRRPWGVIAAATVATAAVAVVVPLTISRSAAPTDPAAPPVAARNVLLVGLDEGPRTDSVVLAHVTAGAVSAVSLPRDAWVDVPGGGKSKLNLVYAKAYEAATGDRARAGAEALAGTVGQLTGVRVDHYAVVEMAALGRLVDAVGGVEVCLKAPAKDALSGVDLPAGRQKLGGDDAIAFVRQRRDVPDGDLTRVVRQQVVLRALAGKYLSPDVMGDPARLSALIGVVTAQTRGDEGWNVLELANRLTPGTPVRTATIPVGGSVDQPDAGQVLLVDPAAVRAFVADFTAETPSTGTRSTETPSTGTPQEPGDGCVD from the coding sequence ATGACCGGCCAGGAAGAGCTCATCCGCGAGGCGGTCGCGGCCGAGGCGGCGCAGGCCGTGGACAGCCGGGACGTGCTCGCCGCCCTGCACCGGGGCCGGGCCCGCCGGCGGCGGCCGTGGGGGGTGATCGCCGCCGCGACGGTGGCCACGGCGGCGGTCGCCGTGGTGGTGCCGCTGACGATCTCCCGCTCCGCCGCGCCGACCGACCCCGCCGCGCCGCCGGTCGCGGCGCGCAACGTCCTGCTGGTCGGCTTGGACGAGGGCCCGCGCACCGATTCCGTGGTGCTGGCGCACGTCACGGCGGGCGCGGTGAGCGCGGTGTCGCTGCCGCGTGACGCGTGGGTCGACGTCCCCGGCGGCGGCAAGAGCAAGCTGAACCTGGTCTACGCCAAGGCTTACGAGGCCGCGACCGGTGACCGGGCGCGGGCCGGCGCGGAGGCGTTGGCGGGCACCGTCGGGCAGCTGACGGGCGTGCGCGTCGACCACTACGCCGTCGTGGAGATGGCCGCGCTCGGCCGGCTGGTGGACGCCGTCGGCGGCGTCGAGGTGTGCCTCAAGGCACCGGCGAAGGACGCGCTCTCCGGCGTGGACCTGCCCGCCGGGCGGCAGAAGCTCGGCGGCGACGACGCGATCGCGTTCGTGCGCCAACGCCGCGACGTCCCGGACGGCGACCTGACCCGGGTGGTCCGCCAGCAGGTGGTCCTGCGCGCCCTGGCCGGGAAGTACCTGAGCCCGGACGTCATGGGCGACCCGGCGAGGCTGTCCGCGCTGATCGGCGTGGTCACCGCGCAGACCCGCGGTGACGAGGGCTGGAACGTGCTGGAGCTGGCCAACCGGTTGACCCCCGGCACCCCGGTCCGCACCGCCACCATCCCGGTCGGCGGCTCGGTCGACCAACCGGACGCCGGCCAGGTCCTCCTGGTCGACCCGGCGGCCGTCCGCGCCTTCGTGGCCGACTTCACCGCCGAAACCCCGTCGACCGGCACCCGGTCGACCGAAACCCCGTCGACCGGCACCCCGCAGGAACCCGGCGACGGCTGCGTGGACTGA
- a CDS encoding class-II fumarase/aspartase family protein encodes MTGRAVDSALLSPVWAGTGAPLSDEAWLAAMLEVEAALAGAQAELGVVPEAAARVIADVAASARLDVVDIAIRSREAANPVVALVRELTAAVAAVDPDAADHVHRGGTSQDVLDSAAMLLAARTLRRVDADLVECARALADLADGHRGTVLAGRTLTQHAVPITFGLKAAGWLAGVLDASDRVRRTAADLPAQLGGAAGTLAAYEEHAGERGHGVRLVRHFAARLGLREPDAPWHGRRTPLLDLGWALTAVTGALGKIGLDVQGMSRTEVGEVAEPPADGRGGSSAMPQKRNPVLATLLVSAARTVPAQALVLGQAMLAEDERAPGAWHSEWQPLREALRTTAGAARTAVTLLDGLEVFPARMRANLELTGGAIVAERLTVVLAPRLGKAAAKELLGRISREAAAGDRSFGDLLREVPELDAAEVDDLLDPRHYLGASGDLVDRVLTRRRDHG; translated from the coding sequence GTGACCGGTCGAGCCGTCGATTCCGCGTTGTTGTCCCCGGTGTGGGCGGGCACGGGCGCCCCGCTGTCCGACGAGGCGTGGCTCGCCGCGATGCTGGAGGTCGAAGCCGCGCTGGCCGGGGCCCAGGCCGAACTCGGCGTGGTGCCCGAGGCGGCGGCGCGGGTGATCGCCGACGTGGCCGCCTCGGCGCGGCTCGACGTGGTGGACATCGCGATCCGCTCGCGCGAGGCGGCCAACCCGGTCGTCGCCCTGGTGCGGGAGCTGACCGCCGCCGTCGCCGCGGTCGACCCGGACGCCGCCGACCACGTGCACCGGGGCGGCACGAGCCAGGACGTCCTCGACTCGGCCGCGATGCTGCTCGCCGCGCGCACCCTGCGCCGGGTGGACGCCGACCTGGTCGAGTGCGCCCGTGCGCTGGCGGACCTCGCCGACGGGCACCGCGGCACGGTGCTGGCGGGCCGCACGCTCACCCAGCACGCCGTGCCGATCACGTTCGGGCTCAAAGCCGCCGGGTGGCTCGCGGGCGTGCTGGACGCCTCCGACCGGGTCCGGCGCACCGCCGCCGACCTCCCGGCGCAGCTCGGCGGCGCGGCCGGCACCCTGGCGGCCTACGAGGAGCACGCGGGCGAACGCGGTCACGGCGTGCGGCTGGTCCGGCACTTCGCCGCCCGGCTCGGGCTGCGCGAGCCGGACGCGCCCTGGCACGGCCGGCGGACCCCGCTGCTCGACCTGGGCTGGGCGCTGACCGCCGTGACCGGCGCGCTCGGCAAGATCGGGCTCGACGTGCAGGGCATGTCCCGCACCGAGGTCGGCGAGGTGGCCGAACCCCCGGCGGACGGCCGGGGCGGGTCCTCGGCGATGCCGCAGAAGCGCAACCCCGTGCTGGCCACGCTGCTGGTCTCGGCCGCCCGCACGGTGCCCGCGCAAGCCCTGGTGCTGGGGCAGGCGATGCTGGCGGAGGACGAGCGCGCGCCCGGCGCGTGGCACTCGGAGTGGCAGCCGCTGCGGGAGGCGCTGCGCACCACGGCGGGTGCGGCCCGCACGGCCGTGACGCTGCTGGACGGGCTGGAGGTGTTCCCGGCGCGGATGCGGGCGAACCTGGAGCTGACCGGCGGGGCGATCGTCGCCGAGCGGCTGACCGTGGTGCTCGCGCCGCGCCTGGGCAAAGCCGCCGCGAAGGAGCTGCTCGGCCGGATCTCCCGCGAGGCGGCGGCGGGCGACCGGTCGTTCGGGGACCTGCTGCGCGAGGTCCCGGAGCTGGACGCGGCGGAGGTGGACGACCTGCTGGACCCGCGACACTACCTCGGCGCGTCCGGCGACCTGGTCGACCGGGTGCTCACCCGCCGGCGCGACCACGGTTGA
- a CDS encoding DUF1059 domain-containing protein: protein MKQNITCPCGEHITGQDEDDLVTKTQQHLKENHPGHDYSRDEILFMAY, encoded by the coding sequence ATGAAGCAGAACATCACCTGCCCCTGCGGTGAGCACATCACCGGACAGGACGAGGACGACCTCGTGACGAAGACCCAGCAGCACCTGAAGGAGAACCACCCGGGCCACGACTACTCGCGCGACGAGATCCTCTTCATGGCCTACTGA
- a CDS encoding SigE family RNA polymerase sigma factor: MPDGYDRFVADRLDRLLRYATAMTCDKYLAQDIVQDVLLRVQDRWTRIAVMDAPYLYVKRMVTNEYLSWRRRRAARDVIASHAALDEIAPTVADHAVRHAERDAMRSRIAVLPRRQRAAIVLRYYEDSSDEEIAAVLGCTVGTVRSHISRALKTLRTNENTPVEVLR; this comes from the coding sequence GTGCCCGACGGCTACGACCGGTTCGTCGCCGATCGCCTCGATCGGCTCCTGCGCTACGCCACGGCGATGACCTGCGACAAGTACCTGGCCCAGGACATCGTGCAGGACGTGCTGCTGCGCGTGCAGGACCGCTGGACCCGGATCGCGGTGATGGACGCGCCCTACCTCTACGTCAAGCGCATGGTGACCAACGAGTACCTGTCGTGGCGGCGGCGCAGGGCCGCGCGTGACGTCATCGCCTCGCACGCCGCGCTGGACGAGATCGCGCCCACCGTGGCCGATCACGCCGTCCGGCACGCCGAGCGCGACGCGATGCGCTCCCGGATCGCGGTGTTGCCGCGCCGACAACGGGCGGCGATCGTCCTGCGCTACTACGAGGACAGCTCCGACGAGGAGATCGCCGCCGTGCTCGGCTGCACGGTCGGCACCGTGCGCAGCCACATCTCCCGTGCGCTGAAGACGTTGCGGACCAACGAGAACACCCCGGTGGAGGTGCTGCGATGA